A single window of Nicotiana sylvestris chromosome 3, ASM39365v2, whole genome shotgun sequence DNA harbors:
- the LOC104222803 gene encoding uncharacterized protein, with translation MLRQVNVNLPFTEVLSQMLAYAMLLKEILTKQRKMEETSVVKLTEHCSEILQNKFPQRCSDPGSFTIPYSLGNLNFDKSLRGSVASINILPLYIYRKLENEIEEIRSAPVSLQLADQTSIIPEGVVEDVLVRVATGRGILDIYDRKLMLRVDEENVTFEMNVETWVRKEKPAASVEWKVKSSKENSPVNEKDKYAV, from the exons ATGCTGAGACAGGTTAATGTAAACCTGCCTTTCACTGAAGTCCTCTCACAAATGCTAGCTTATGCAATGTTATTAAAGGAGATCCTTACCAAGCAGAGGAAGATGGAAGAGACATCGGTAGTGAAGCTCACAGAGCATTGTAGTGAAATCTTGCAAAACAAATTTCCACAAAGGTGTAGCGATCCAGGGAGTTTTACTATACCCTACTCTTTAGGCAATCTTAACTTTGATAAATCTTTACGTGGTTCTGTTGCCTCAATTAATATATTGCCTTTATATATTTACAGGAAGCTAGAAAATGAGATTGAAGAGATAAGGTCGGCACCCGTATCTTTACAACTAGCAGACCAAACGTCTATAATACCCGAGGGGGTAGTGGAAGATGTTTTGGTGCGGGTAG CAACGGGTAGAGGGATATTAGACATATATGATAGAAAACTCATGCTTAGAGTGGATGAGGAGAATGTGACTTTCGAGATGAATGTAGAAACGTGGGTGAGAAAGGAGAAACCAGCTGCAAGTGTTGAATGGAAGGTGAAGAGTTCAAAAGAGAATTCTCCAGTGAATGAGAAAGATAAGTATGCGGTGTAA